A genome region from Panthera leo isolate Ple1 chromosome A2, P.leo_Ple1_pat1.1, whole genome shotgun sequence includes the following:
- the OGG1 gene encoding N-glycosylase/DNA lyase isoform X1, with amino-acid sequence MRHRTLASFPALWASIPCPRSELRLDLVLASGQSFRWREQNPAYWTGVLGNQVWTLTQTEEQIYCTVYRGDKGWVGRPTPEELKTVHQYFQLDVSLAQLYHHWSSVDPHFQEVAHKFQGVRLLQQDPVECLFSFICSSNNNIARITGMVERLCQAFGPRLIQLDDVTYHGFPNLQALAGPEVEAQLRKLGLGYRARYVNASARAILEEQGGLPWLQQLHKAPYEEAHKALCTLPGVGTKVADCICLMALDKPQAVPVDIHMWQIAQRDYSWHPTMSQAKGPSPQANKELGNFFRSLWGPYAGWAQAVLFSADLRQLHRAQEPPAKRRRSTGLEG; translated from the exons ATGAGACATCGTACTCTAGCCTCTTTCCCGGCCCTGTGGGCCTCCATCCCCTGTCCACGCTCGGAACTGCGCCTGGACCTGGTTCTGGCTTCCGGACAGTCCTTCCG gtgGAGGGAGCAAAACCCTGCGTACTGGACTGGCGTGCTGGGGAACCAAGTATGGACACTGACCCAGACTGAGGAGCAGATCTACTGTACTGTGTACCGAGGGGACAAGGGTTGGGTTGGCAGGCCCACACCAGAAGAGCTAAAGACTGTGCACCAGTACTTCCAGCTGGATGTCAGCCTGGCTCAACTATATCACCACTGGAGTTCCGTGGACCCCCACTTTCAAGAGGTGGCTCACAAATTCCAAG GTGTTCGACTTCTGCAACAGGACCCCGTCGAGTGCCTTTTCTCCTTCATCTGTTCCTCCAACAACAACATTGCTCGCATAACCGGCATGGTAGAACGCCTCTGCCAGGCTTTCGGACCTCGGCTCATCCAGCTGGATGATGTCACCTACCATGGCTTCCCCAACCTGCAGGCCCTGGCTG GGCCAGAGGTAGAAGCTCAGCTCAGGAAGCTGGGCCTGGGGTATCGTGCCCGCTACGTGAATGCCAGTGCCCGAGCCATCCTAGAAGAACAGGGCGGGTTGCCCTGGCTGCAGCAACTGCACAAGGCCCCCTACGAGGAGGCCCACAAGGCCCTCTGCACCTTGCCTGGGGTGGGCACCAAG gTAGCTGACTGCATCTGCTTGATGGCCCTAGACAAGCCCCAGGCCGTGCCCGTGGATATCCACATGTGGCAGATTGCCCAGCGTGACTACAGCTGGCACCCCACCATGTCCCAGGCCAAGGGTCCAAGCCCCCAGGCTAACAAGGAACTGG GAAACTTTTTCCGGAGCCTGTGGGGACCTTATGCTGGCTGGGCCCAAGCA GTGCTGTTCAGTGCTGACCTGCGCCAACTCCACCGAGCTCAGGAGCCACCAGCAAAGCGCAGGAGATCTACAGGCCTTGAAGGCTAG
- the OGG1 gene encoding N-glycosylase/DNA lyase isoform X2, translated as MRHRTLASFPALWASIPCPRSELRLDLVLASGQSFRWREQNPAYWTGVLGNQVWTLTQTEEQIYCTVYRGDKGWVGRPTPEELKTVHQYFQLDVSLAQLYHHWSSVDPHFQEVAHKFQGVRLLQQDPVECLFSFICSSNNNIARITGMVERLCQAFGPRLIQLDDVTYHGFPNLQALAGPEVEAQLRKLGLGYRARYVNASARAILEEQGGLPWLQQLHKAPYEEAHKALCTLPGVGTKVADCICLMALDKPQAVPVDIHMWQIAQRDYSWHPTMSQAKGPSPQANKELGNFFRSLWGPYAGWAQACPSPLSPGAVQC; from the exons ATGAGACATCGTACTCTAGCCTCTTTCCCGGCCCTGTGGGCCTCCATCCCCTGTCCACGCTCGGAACTGCGCCTGGACCTGGTTCTGGCTTCCGGACAGTCCTTCCG gtgGAGGGAGCAAAACCCTGCGTACTGGACTGGCGTGCTGGGGAACCAAGTATGGACACTGACCCAGACTGAGGAGCAGATCTACTGTACTGTGTACCGAGGGGACAAGGGTTGGGTTGGCAGGCCCACACCAGAAGAGCTAAAGACTGTGCACCAGTACTTCCAGCTGGATGTCAGCCTGGCTCAACTATATCACCACTGGAGTTCCGTGGACCCCCACTTTCAAGAGGTGGCTCACAAATTCCAAG GTGTTCGACTTCTGCAACAGGACCCCGTCGAGTGCCTTTTCTCCTTCATCTGTTCCTCCAACAACAACATTGCTCGCATAACCGGCATGGTAGAACGCCTCTGCCAGGCTTTCGGACCTCGGCTCATCCAGCTGGATGATGTCACCTACCATGGCTTCCCCAACCTGCAGGCCCTGGCTG GGCCAGAGGTAGAAGCTCAGCTCAGGAAGCTGGGCCTGGGGTATCGTGCCCGCTACGTGAATGCCAGTGCCCGAGCCATCCTAGAAGAACAGGGCGGGTTGCCCTGGCTGCAGCAACTGCACAAGGCCCCCTACGAGGAGGCCCACAAGGCCCTCTGCACCTTGCCTGGGGTGGGCACCAAG gTAGCTGACTGCATCTGCTTGATGGCCCTAGACAAGCCCCAGGCCGTGCCCGTGGATATCCACATGTGGCAGATTGCCCAGCGTGACTACAGCTGGCACCCCACCATGTCCCAGGCCAAGGGTCCAAGCCCCCAGGCTAACAAGGAACTGG GAAACTTTTTCCGGAGCCTGTGGGGACCTTATGCTGGCTGGGCCCAAGCA TGTCCTTCCCCACTGTCCCCAGGTGCTGTTCAGTGCTGA
- the OGG1 gene encoding N-glycosylase/DNA lyase isoform X3 codes for MRHRTLASFPALWASIPCPRSELRLDLVLASGQSFRWREQNPAYWTGVLGNQVWTLTQTEEQIYCTVYRGDKGWVGRPTPEELKTVHQYFQLDVSLAQLYHHWSSVDPHFQEVAHKFQGVRLLQQDPVECLFSFICSSNNNIARITGMVERLCQAFGPRLIQLDDVTYHGFPNLQALAGPEVEAQLRKLGLGYRARYVNASARAILEEQGGLPWLQQLHKAPYEEAHKALCTLPGVGTKETFSGACGDLMLAGPKQ; via the exons ATGAGACATCGTACTCTAGCCTCTTTCCCGGCCCTGTGGGCCTCCATCCCCTGTCCACGCTCGGAACTGCGCCTGGACCTGGTTCTGGCTTCCGGACAGTCCTTCCG gtgGAGGGAGCAAAACCCTGCGTACTGGACTGGCGTGCTGGGGAACCAAGTATGGACACTGACCCAGACTGAGGAGCAGATCTACTGTACTGTGTACCGAGGGGACAAGGGTTGGGTTGGCAGGCCCACACCAGAAGAGCTAAAGACTGTGCACCAGTACTTCCAGCTGGATGTCAGCCTGGCTCAACTATATCACCACTGGAGTTCCGTGGACCCCCACTTTCAAGAGGTGGCTCACAAATTCCAAG GTGTTCGACTTCTGCAACAGGACCCCGTCGAGTGCCTTTTCTCCTTCATCTGTTCCTCCAACAACAACATTGCTCGCATAACCGGCATGGTAGAACGCCTCTGCCAGGCTTTCGGACCTCGGCTCATCCAGCTGGATGATGTCACCTACCATGGCTTCCCCAACCTGCAGGCCCTGGCTG GGCCAGAGGTAGAAGCTCAGCTCAGGAAGCTGGGCCTGGGGTATCGTGCCCGCTACGTGAATGCCAGTGCCCGAGCCATCCTAGAAGAACAGGGCGGGTTGCCCTGGCTGCAGCAACTGCACAAGGCCCCCTACGAGGAGGCCCACAAGGCCCTCTGCACCTTGCCTGGGGTGGGCACCAAG GAAACTTTTTCCGGAGCCTGTGGGGACCTTATGCTGGCTGGGCCCAAGCAGTAA